Genomic segment of Esox lucius isolate fEsoLuc1 chromosome 15, fEsoLuc1.pri, whole genome shotgun sequence:
ggaagcatgaagtgctctaaaacttcctggtagatggcagcgttgaccttggacctcagaaaacacagtgaaccaacaccagcagatgacatggcaccccaaaccatcactgactgtggaaaccttacactggacttcaaacaatgtggattctgtgcctctcctctcttccttcagactctgggaccttgattcccaaaggaaatgcaacatttactttcatcagtgaaaataactcagcagcagtccagtcctttttgtctttagcccaggtgagacacttctgatgctgtgtcttgttcaagagtggcttgacacaaggaacacgacagctgaaacccatgtcttacatatgtctgtgcgtggtggttcttgaagcactgactccagctgcagtccactctttgtgaatctcccccacatttttgaatgggttttgtatcacaatcctctccagggtgcggttatccctattgcttgtacacttttctctaccacatattttccttcccttcgcctctatattaatgtgcttggacacagagctctgtgaacagccagcctctttagctatgaacTTTTGTGTATTGCTCTCCTTGTgcatggtgtcaatggtcgtcttttggacagctgtcaagtcagcagtcttccccatgattgtgtagcctacagaactagactgagagaccgtttaaaggcctttgcaggggttttgggttaattagctgattagagtgtggcaccaggtgtcttcaatattgaaccttttcacaatattcaaattttctgagatacagaatttctggttttcattagttgtcagttataatcatcaaaattttaagaaataaatacttgaaatatatcagtctgtgtggaatgaatgtatacattatacaagtttcactttttgaatggaattactgaaataaatcaactttttgatgatattctaattttatgaccagcacctgtagtgcCAGTATAACTGCCATTATAATGGCCATTAGTGCCTGTGAAACTACTTTCCAAAGAGAACATACAAAATACAGTTGTTTGCCAAAAGTTTTTATTCTGTCAGCAATTGTAAGACAAAACATTAATATCATATAATATCAAAAAGTAAAATGGTAATTTTAACATCAAATTAATTTGAGCGACATAGTGATAACAATTGTTGTTTAACATGATGCAGTTTGACTGTTTAGTGAAGCTGGGATTCATTCAATCTAACGCACCatacacatttacattgaagTCATGTAGCAGATGCTATTACCTAGAGTAGTGAGCACATTTGCAATTCTGAAAAATGAAAGCACTACAGAGAGGACAAATCACCCTGGTAGTACTTGTAGATTTTGAAAAGTACTAAAGACCACTGTGGGCATTAGTTTAACCGATTCATTTGAtcaccaaaaataaaataataaatacaggcCTTTCCACCTGAAAACTGATAGCAAGACAGCAATTTGTGGCTCATGAGGAACACTGATCTCAAATTCAGTTATAAATAGAAGGACACGGACAACCTCACTTCTACAGCTAACAGACTAGTGACACTTTTAATCAGATACATTCCTTATTCATTAAAGTATGTCACcactgacagtaaaaaaaatgaatggcaTAAATACCAGTACAGCATGTATTTAAGAACATGACAGAGACAAAAATATGTTGAGTGACTGAGAATTTTCAACTCATTCCTAAGTTCATTGTATTCAATCAgcaatggtaaaaaaaaaaaaaaacaaggtctTCAAATAATAAACAGCAGTCCAATCACTGGTGTCTTAAAGGTGTAAGCTGATCAATGAACAAGGCCCTTTCTATGACTCAACACACCCAGTGATGCCTTATCAGGGACACAGGAATGTTTGCtctattgttttttatttccagtCTGAGCCTGTTTCCAAACAGTCAGACACACCTTGTGATAAGAATGTAAATTGCTCAGCAACCAAAAGCATTCAACAATGGAAGATGGGAGGGAATAAATGAGCCAATCAGCTTGGGGACGAAAAGGTGGCCATGAAGATatgaacaacaaacaataaGTGCCACTGATCTTTAGTGACTACTGAGTCACTAAGGCTCCTcatcacacaaatacacacacaggcttaACTTATGCTCAGTACCTACACTGTAAATGCAGCCTAATATTTTACAAAgcatacataaaaacaatatacatattttgtatAGCCTTTGTAATGATTCAGTCAATGTACAGATGTGTCTGAGGTAGACCCCGAAACCCCAGTCTTGTTTGAACATGCAAGGTTTACACAGACATATTCCATACCTGTCCTGGGGACCCGAAACACTTCTGTATTCTGTTTCTAACTGCTAGTTAATTGCACTCACCAGAGGAGAAAACTGGATTTGTTACTTAGCAAACTTTGTCAAACCTAAACCTGAGCAAACCTAAGAATGCAACAAGTGTAGCCTGATCAGGAACCATAGCAACCAATGCTCTGAACCAAACCTGCTACATATCTGGTTAAGTGTATCTTACCCTGTGAAAGTTAATACATATCAAGCTCATACACCAATCAGATTATATTCTGTCACCATAGCCTGTCACTTTACATAAAATCCAATTTACAACTGCTTTCATTACAACCATTATTATAATGGCTGACTGGGAAACTTCTTTCTAAATAGCTCATACAAGATAGTGTTTTTTGTCAAAAGATACAGTTGTTTATTATTCCTTTTAGTAATTGTGTGACCTAAAATGCATGGACCTTTatacaatttaacattttacattatacaTTAAAGTGAACACTGCTTCAGGCAGTATAATGAAAACAACTGcagtttaaaataatgaaagtgcagtttaaaataatagtaaagctgggattcattcaaactTATTCAACATAGACATTTTTTGGAGTCGTGTCTAAATGCTGCTGAAGGTTAAGTCCATCATTGGCCTCAATGTGCAGGTTTTCCAGGTCCTGAGCCATATGtagtcaatgactatattttaCATGGTACATATCCATTTTAAAGAGGCAGTGTCTATTGGTGgtttgttttcttctgttttgaAGAGTAGATGACCAAGAATGCAGAAGAATGTTATGTATCCAAATGTCAGGTATGGGTGGGAATACTGTTTGGGTCCTCCTCACAGCTGTTGACCAGTTTGTTGTTCTTTTGATTGTCCGACATGTTGTCCTTAATAATCAACTAACAAATCAAAGAAAATCCAATCTGTGGTTCTCAGGTGTAAAGAGATCACAATCAAACCTTGTTGATTGTGAGGTCAAGTTTATTGAAGCAGTGAGTTTTTAActattaataaataatagaaaatacattaaacaaaCCCTATAAAAAACTCTTCAAATCCAAAAATAGAAATTATAAATGAGATTACATTGTCCgccattataataaataatcatCCAAAGGTTAGCGATGATCCAGAATACTGATTTGGCTCCTGTTGACCAGTTTTCTGCTCTTTTGATTGTCCAGTGTATGTTTTCCATAATAAAACTTAGATGTTAGATGTACGGATACGTACAATACTTGGACTGCGACATCAAGGTTGTTGAAATAAAAGAGTATCATGTGGTAGTAACGTTTTCTGAATGGGGAAATTCTTCTTTAGTAATCCGGTATGGTTTCCTTTCTGACTGCTATTTATTATTGTTCTTGTTTTCTCAAATGAGCTTTTCCACAATAAAACTAAAACCAGGAATGCAAATATTAAAAGGAAAATGAAAGGCAGGAAAACAATCCACCGGCATCTCTCCTTGGGGACCACAGGTAACATAACATCACCCCCTGTCATGGAAGAATTAAAAGGTTAGAATGACCTGGCATTAATATGTTCCACACCTATCACAACCTCTATGATTAGTTTACCCATTCAGCACTTTATACATGTACATGTGCTGTAGAAGAGATATGTAAGGTCGATTTTGACCTATTTTACCTAAGCGAAGTGTGATCTCCCTCCTGATCTCCTGTCCCAAATCTTTGTTTTCTAGGACAAAGGTGAAGGTGGTGTTGACTGGTTTCTGTATGGTCAGTATACTGAACACAGTGTATAGTCCCACTGTATCCACTGAGATGTTTGTAACTATGTCACTGATGACATCATGTCTGTCATCCAGCCACTGCACTGTGGGGTGGGGATACCCTCCCTTTGATATCAGGAGTAGATCCACACTATCAGGAGACACTGTGAGGTCCTGGTGTGGCTCAGGGTAGAATGCTGACAAGAGGACATGGACACAGTTTAATGGAATGACAAGAAtgtctaaataaaacattgtacatAACAATAAATCCTTATTGGTGTTTGATTTTAGTGATTTCTAAACCTCCCAAGTGACAAAATTCTCTTCTTACAGGTTCCATGAGAAAAGAAAGCATACCTGCTAATTTCAGCTGGAAGGTTTTCTTCTGATTTCCCAGCAATGTGCTCACAGAGCAGGTATAGTGTCCGCTGTCCCCCAGGTTGGTACGTTCCAGTCTAAGAGAGGCATTACCCCTCTCAATCTCTGAGTGATACAGGCTGGTTCTGTTGTAATAGTGATGGCTCTGTCTTTCCAGTTGGTCCTGCCCATAGTAGAAGCTGTGTATTACCTCCAGGCCTCTCTGCCATGTAATCACAGTACTGTCCAGGGTCCAGGTCTTTCCCACTGGAAAACTGCAGTCGAGGACCACATACTGACCCAAGATGGCAAGCTGTGGCTCACGAGGAACACTAATCTCAAATTCAGCTAtagacagaaggacagaaacATCCTTACTACTTTGACCACGAtgacaactactactactactaatactactagaaccactactaccactactattactactactactactagaactactactactaccaccactactactgaaAGTAAAAACTGCTGTTTTTACTTCTACTACCACATCATCTAAGAGATGGCATGACTAGTGACACCGTTGATCAGATACATTACTCATATTCATTATACATTAAAACATTGGCAATAATAACGGATTAACAGGAAAATATTTCTTACCAGTAAAGCCTGTCTTTAAGAACAGGAGAGAGACTAAAAAACTTTGAGCGAGCCATGATTCCGATCTCATTACAGAGTTTATTGTATCCAGTCAGCAATAATAGAAAATCAAGAAGTTCCTAAAAAATGATCCTTAGCAGTCCAGGTGTTGATGTTCTACGGTTTACGCTGAGCAACGAATGATCGCCGGAGAAAGCTTTTATTTGCCCATGAAACGTGACGTAAGAAACGCGTCATTTGTTTGGTTTCCACAACATGGTTTATCTTGTGCTGATATTCTCGGTCTTGTTGGGCGTGCTAGTTACCGAAACCTAAACAGCCTCAAACGTCATTGCTTTTTCATTGTGGATtattgtatgtacatttattatgaaaaatatatttaatacattttagaatgagtctgtaacaacacaaaatgtggGAGAAGTGAATCGGTCTGAGTACTTCCTGAATGCGCTCTATAATCGTGACACTGACTGTGTGTAACGGAACAAAATGTGTGCTATTGAAATTATAACCTAaatcatattttaatatatgcatttatatgaaatattacaatatttctGTTCCTCCCTTGTTTCTCCCTTCTGAACAGAACAACGTTTTGAAGGTTCTAGGTGATATGGTCAGAGTTATATAAAGTTAAATACTGTGAATAAACACTAGTTGACTGCCCCTTTCTGCTGCTAAGTTATACAAAGTTAAAAGACACCTTGAATCATATAAAACACTTTGTTCAGTGGACCCTGAAACCCCAGACCTGGGAGCAATATGTGTCATACAGTATAGATAATCTAAACTGACCAAACATTTGACGGGAAAATGTCTGAAATGGTTTGGTTCATTTAGAAATAATGACATGtcaaaattaattaattgtgAAGAAATCAATTTATTCTGTTATATTGAAATAAGTGAAACTATACATAATTTGTctgatttttttaattaaaaatcattgaTTTAACTTCCATTTGGTTGAAAGAAAATTGATCTAAATTATAAGTAACTGAAAGCAATACAAATACCCCAATTGTGAAAGAACTTTTCAAACCTGTACTTCAGATTAAACTTGTGAGACTTGATTTACACTCAGTCTGTGTACATTCATAAACAAAATGGACAGGTAAATAGTGATTCATCATGAATTCATGAATTCTCATCCTGGCTAGATTATTCCAGAACAAGTGACATCATCAAGTTCTGATGAAAGCATTTGTGGTTGAGAAGGACATATAATGACATCATGACGGAGTGAAACATTGATTGGCACGTGTAGAAACAACAAAAGCGAACATCAGACAACATCAATACATTTACCGCAAAATGTAGATGCCTACAGTAAAAATAACTTAGGTTATTTTTTATACAACATGAAGATGGatgaaatatgaactcaacacaaTTTACTAGTGAATGATCTTATAGTGATATTAATACATAAAAAGTGCAATATTGTGGTACATAATCCAGACAAGTGGATTGTACAGTTCCCCTTGGTTTGGCGCACACAGCTGAAACACTCCATAATGAACACTAGAGGGCAACCTAGACAGTACCTAGACCTGCATGCACTGCATTTTGTATTATTCATCCCCATTGTGCTGTATAGATAGTTGAGGTTAAGACTGATCTACGCATCACCTTGCATCATAGAAAATCCCAATCTCAGTGGACACTGAAACCACAGACATGTTGACAGGTGAGGTTAAGTCATTCGGATAAGAAGGAAACACCTAGGGAGATCTGGGTGCAAGAAGATGTGTGAGTCAAAAATTCAATCTAGAGAATCtaaacgaaaaaaaaaaaaagaatagaaaaTGTCTGAAAGTTTAGCTGATTTTGAAGTAATAATGTTCCCCATGGTTTGGCACACCCAACGGCAGTAGCTGTAATACTCCATCGATGATACTAGAGGGCAACCAGACGTACCTAGACCTGCATCCACTGtcttttgtattatttaattgaatccCCGTTAGGCCCAGCTACTGTTCCTGGGGGTCTAAATGCATTGTGACTGAACTGACTGAACATCTTTTAAGGCAGACCAATAAAAAGTCCCTCCggcaaaaacaaatactctaaAATACCAAGAGTATTAAGAAAAATTAAAGACCAACACCATTTTCAAATCAACTcaatttatctttttttttttttttttacataaatctCTTTTGTGAATGGGTTACATTTAGTTATGTCCATATGTCCTCCCTTCGGAAAGCTCCAGATGCCTTCTCTTTTGGAGCCATCTCCCTCTTACCGATTGTACTTGACTAATGGTTCATGACACATGGTGTCTTCTCAACTTCCAGGTAAAGGTCAGTCTGTCAATGCAAATGACTGATCCTTGCCAGGTGGCAGTGTTCCTCTATTACCTTTCACACCTTCAGACATCTCCATTTGAGCCGGTCCATTACCTTCCTTTCCTTTAACTACTGGAATAAAACCTTTTCTTTCCTGGACATTTTGACTCTCTGGACCTTTTCCTGACTCATGCGTATATGCTACTGGATTACTTGTCCCCACAGTGGAAAACTGTTCCTTCTCCTGGTCTGCAAGACCTGTCAGCTCTTTAGCCTCAGGCACATTGACCCTGTTTAGCACACCGACCGCGTCCTGCTCAGCTGACAACAATGGACTGGTAGAGTCAACGATTGACAGTGGGAAAGACCTGCCCAGGGTTTGGTATTTCAAGTGGCGATAGGGTCAATTAGTGACAATACAGTGGTTCATTCTACAACATAGACCTTTATAATGCTGACCCCTGACTGATTTggaattaacaaaaaatatgatttaaaaagtacaaCTCCAAATTTCTTGATGATGAACATCGAAGGTAATAGCATCTTTACAATCAACAACAGACCCATTTTTCCTCATGATATTGGTCTCCAATGATTGTGCATCCTACATGTATTTAGTCCAGTCACatgtaacataaaatgtaaactaaAGAACAATAAACCACCCACTGGTAGCTTAGTAATCCCCACAATATATCCACTAAGTGCTATAAAGGAAGTTAATGTTTGTTTCCAGCTGCAgaccactctttgtgaatctcccccacattttttaatgagttttgtttcacaatcctctccagggttctttatccctattgcttgtacacttagtgtcaatggtcgtcttttggacagctgtgaagtcagcagtctttcccatgattgtgtagcctacagaactagactgagagaccatttaaaggcctttgcaggtgttttgggttaattagctgattagagtgtggcaccaggtgtcttcaatattgaacctattcacaattttctaattttctgagatacagaatttctgattttcattagttgtcagttataatcatcaaaattaaaagaaataaaaacttgaaatatatcagtctgtgtggaatgaatgtatacattatacaagtttcactttttgaatggaattactgaaataaatcaactttttgatgaaattctaattttatgaccaccaCCTGTAGTGCCAGTATAACTGCCATTATAATGGCCATTACTGCCTGTGAAACTACTTTCCAAAGAGaacatacaaaatacaattGTTTGCCAAAAGTATTTATTCTTTCAGCAATTGTAAGACAAAACATTCATGAATCTTTATATAATATCAAAAAGTCAAAATGGAATTTTAACATCAAATGAATAGTGACAACAATTGTTGTTTAACATGATGCAGCTTGACTGTTTAGTGAAGCTGGGATTCATTCAATCTAACGCACCATAGACATTTACattgaagtcatttagcagatgctattACCTAGAGTAGTGAGCACATTTGCAATTCTGAAAAATGAAAGCACTACAGAGAGGACAAATCACCCTGGTAGTACTTGTAGATTTTGAAAAGTACTAAAGACCACTGTGGGCATTAGTTTAACCGATTCATTTGAtcaccaaaaataaaataataaatacaggcCTTTCCACCTGAAAACTGATAGCAAGACAGCAATCTGTGGCTCATGAGGAACACTGATCTCAAATTCAGTTATAAATAGAAGGACACGGACAACCTCACTTCTACAACGACTTCTACAGCTAACAGACTAGTGACACTTTTAATCAGATACATTCCTTATTCATTAAAGTATGTCACcactgacagtaaaaaaaaaatgaatggcaTAAATACCAGTACAGCATTTATTTAAGAACatgacagaaacaaaaatatgttgAGTGACTGAGAATTTTCAACTCATTCCTAAGATCATTGTATTCAATCAgcaatggtaaaaaaaaaaacaaggtctTCAAATAATAAACAGCAGTCCAATCACTGGTGTCTTAAAGGTGTAAGCTGATCAATGAACAAGGCCCTTTCTATGACTCAACACACCCAGTGATGCCTTATCAGGGACACAGGAATGTTTGCtctattgttttttatttccagtCTGAGACTGTTTCCAAACAGTCAGACACACCTTGTGATAAGAATGTAAATTGCTCAGCAACCAAAAGCATTCAACAATGGAAGATGGGAGGGAACAAATGAGCCAATCAGCTTGGGGACGAAAAGGTGGCCATGAAGATatgaacaacaaacaataaGTGCCACTGATCTTTAGTGACTACAGAGTCCCTAAAGCTCCTcatcacacaaatacacactccgCCTTAACTTATGCTCAGTACCTACACTGTAAATGCAGCTTAATTTATTACAAAgcatacataaaaacaatatacatattttgtatAGCCTTTGTAATGATTCAGTCAATGTACAGATTCAGTCAATTTCTGAGGTAGACCCCGAAACGCTTGTTTGAACATGCAAGGTTTACACAGACATATTCAATACCTGTCCTGGGGACCCGAAAcacttctgttttctgtttctaaCTGCTAGGTAATTGCACACACCAGAAGAGAAAACTGGATTTGTTACTTAGCAAACTTTGTCAAACCAAAACCTGAGCAAACCTAAAAAAAACGATTTTTAACACTGCTTCAGGCAGTATAATGAAAACAACTGaagtttaaaacaatgaaagTGTAGATTAAAATAATAGTAAAgctgggattcattcaaacGTATTCACCATAGACATTTAAAttcaagtcatttagcagatccTATTACCCAGAATAATGAGCATAAGTATTTTTACTGTGCCCCCCTGAGGAAATAGAACCCAaaaccctggcattgcaagcaaCACATTCTGGAGTCGTGTCTAAATACTGCTGAAGGTTAAGTCCATCATTGGCCTCAATGTGCAGGTTTTCCAGGTCCTGAGGCATATGtagtcaatgactatattttaCATGGTACATATCCATTTTAAAGAGGCAGTGTCTATTGGTGgtttgttttcttctgttttgaAGAGTAGATGACCAAGAATGCAGAAAAATATTATGTATCCAAATGTCAGGTATGGGTGGGAATACTGTTTGGGTCCTCCTCACAGCTGTTGACCAATTTGTTGTTCTTTTGATTGTCCGACATGTTGTCCTTAATAATCAActaacaaataaaagaaaatccaaTCTGTGGTTTTCAGGTGTAAAGAGAACACAATCCAACCTTGTTGATTGTGAGGTCAAGCTTATTGAAGCAGTGAGTTTTTAActattaataaataatagaaaatacattaaacaaaTCCTATGAAAAAAATCTTCAAATCCAAAAATAGAAATTATAAATGAGATTACATTGTCCgccattataataaataatcatCCAAAGGTTAGCTATAATCCAGAATACTGATTTGGCTCCTGTTGACCAGTTTTCTGCTCTTTTGATTGTCCAATGTATGTTTTCCATAATAAAACTTTATCTATGTAGATGTTAGATGTACAGATACGTAGAATACTTGGACTGCGACATCAAGGTTGTTGAAATTAAAGAGTATCATGGTGGTAAAGCTTCTCCTCATTTAGTAATATGGTTGGGTTTCCTTTCTGActgttatttattattgttcttGTTTGTTCTTGTAGAGCTTTTCCGCAATAAAACTAAAACCAGGAATGCAAATATTACCAGGAAAATGAAAGGCAGGAAAACCATCCACCGGCATCTCTCCTTGGGGACCACAGGTAACATAACATCACCCCCTGTCATGGAAGAATTAAAAGGTTAGAATGACCTGGCATTAATATGTTCCACACCTATCACAACCTCTATGATTAGTTTACCCATTCAGCACTTTATACATGTACATGTGCTGTAGAAGAGATATGTAAGGTCGATTTTGACCTATTTTACCTAAGCGAAGTGTGATCTCCCTCCTGATCTCCTGTCCCAAATCTTTGTTTTCTAGGACAAAGGTGAAGGTGGTGTTGACTGGTTTCTGTATGGTCAGTATACTGAACACAGTGTATAGTCCCACTGTATCCACTGAGATGTTTGTAACTATGTCACTGATGACATCATGTCTGTCATCCAGCCACTGCACTGTGGGGTGGGGATACCCTCCCTTTGATATCAGGAGTAGATCCACACTATCAGGAGACACTGTGAGGTCCTGGTGTGGCTCAGGGTAGAATGCTGACAAGAGGACATGGACACAGTTTAATGGAATGACAAGAAtgtctaaataaaacattgtacatAACAATAAATCCTTATTGGTGTTTGATTTTAGTGATTTCTAAACCTCCCAAGTGACAAAATTCTCTTCTTACAGGTTCCATGTATGAGAAAAGAAAGCATACCTGCTAATTTCAGCTGGAAGGTTTTCTTCTGATTTCCCAGCAATGTGCTCACAGAGCAGGTATAGTGTCCGCTGTCCCCCAGGTTGGTACGTTCCAGTCTAAGAGAGGCATTACCCCTCTCAATCTCTGAGTGGTACAGGCTGGTTCTGTTGTAATAGTGATGGCTCTGTCTGTCCAGTTGGTCCTGCCCATAGTAGAAGCTGTGTATTACCTCAAGGCCTCTCTGCCATGTAATCACAGTACTGTCCAGGGCCCAGGTCTTTCCCACTGGAAAACTGCAGTCGAGGACCACATACTGACCCAAGATGGCAAGCTGTGGCTCACGAGGAACACTGATCTCAAATTCAGCTATACACAGAAGGACAGAAACATCCTTACTACTTTGACCACGAtgacaactactactactactactagaaccactactaccactactagtACCACTGAAGTAAAAACTGCTGTTTCTACTTCTACTACCACATCATCTAAGAGATGGCATGACTAGTGACACCGTTGATCAGATAC
This window contains:
- the LOC105015622 gene encoding CD276 antigen-like; amino-acid sequence: MRSESWLAQSFLVSLLFLKTGFTAEFEISVPREPQLAILGQYVVLDCSFPVGKTWTLDSTVITWQRGLEVIHSFYYGQDQLERQSHHYYNRTSLYHSEIERGNASLRLERTNLGDSGHYTCSVSTLLGNQKKTFQLKLAAFYPEPHQDLTVSPDSVDLLLISKGGYPHPTVQWLDDRHDVISDIVTNISVDTVGLYTVFSILTIQKPVNTTFTFVLENKDLGQEIRREITLRLGGDVMLPVVPKERCRWIVFLPFIFLLIFAFLVLVLLWKSSFEKTRTIINSSQKGNHTGLLKKNFPIQKTLLPHDTLLFQQP
- the LOC117595598 gene encoding CD276 antigen-like isoform X2, which translates into the protein MRLESWLAQSFLVSLLFLKTGFTAEFEISVPREPQLAILGQYVVLDCSFPVGKTWALDSTVITWQRGLEVIHSFYYGQDQLDRQSHHYYNRTSLYHSEIERGNASLRLERTNLGDSGHYTCSVSTLLGNQKKTFQLKLAAFYPEPHQDLTVSPDSVDLLLISKGGYPHPTVQWLDDRHDVISDIVTNISVDTVGLYTVFSILTIQKPVNTTFTFVLENKDLGQEIRREITLRLGGDVMLPVVPKERCRWMVFLPFIFLVIFAFLVLVLLRKSSTRTNKNNNK
- the LOC117595598 gene encoding CD276 antigen-like isoform X1, which encodes MRLESWLAQSFLVSLLFLKTGFTAEFEISVPREPQLAILGQYVVLDCSFPVGKTWALDSTVITWQRGLEVIHSFYYGQDQLDRQSHHYYNRTSLYHSEIERGNASLRLERTNLGDSGHYTCSVSTLLGNQKKTFQLKLAGMLSFLIHGTSFYPEPHQDLTVSPDSVDLLLISKGGYPHPTVQWLDDRHDVISDIVTNISVDTVGLYTVFSILTIQKPVNTTFTFVLENKDLGQEIRREITLRLGGDVMLPVVPKERCRWMVFLPFIFLVIFAFLVLVLLRKSSTRTNKNNNK